A window of Anaerolineales bacterium genomic DNA:
ATGCGAGACTCAGCTTCGGCCAGGGCATCTTCGATCATTGCCTTCTCCTCGGTTGGATGATCTCATCCGCCGCGGCAGGTCGCATCAGGCTCGCCCTCCCCCAGAAGCCAGCCCTCGAACTCGGCGATCGGAGCGATTCCCCCCCGACCACTGTCCGGGCAGCCTGACGGCGAGGGGAACCTGCTGAGGCGCTCCAAGGATAGCCCAAATCCGCCGGATTGCGAAGCGGGGTGAACCCGCCTCCGGCCTACCCGGCGATCGTCGTGCCGACCGGCTCACCTTGTACGGCGCGCTGCAGCGCCCCGGGCTGCCACAGGTCCAACACCAGGATCGGCAAGCTGTTGTCCATACACAACGAGATGGCGGTGCTGTCGATCACCTTCACCC
This region includes:
- a CDS encoding uridine monophosphate kinase, with product RAMEIGADVVIKATKVDGVYESDPEIDPSATRFDRLTYIDALNRRVKVIDSTAISLCMDNSLPILVLDLWQPGALQRAVQGEPVGTTIAG